The DNA window AGGAGCAGTTATTTGAGCATAAGTCAATTTCGTGCATCCTTTTAAAGCAATTCTCTGAAGACAGCGGTTATAAATTGTAATAGATTTCATGTTATCAGAAACAAATAGTTCCAATTTTTCAAGCAAGGGAAATCTAGTAAACTTAGTTTCAAAAAAGTCACGGGTCACTTGTGGATGCTCTAATGTCAACTTTTTCAGAGATTTACAGTGATCCAAACCAACTTTGCAAGAAGTGAATTTCTTGGCAGAAAACCAAAACGTCTCGAGATTAGAAGCAATGACATCAACCCTCTTCAGTTGATTGCAGTTGTGGATTTCAACCCTATTGAGACTATCATGataaataatcaagaattttaAACCTGTGCATTGTATGAATCTCAAATCCTCAATTGAAGGGCAGCGGGAGATTAAACCTAAAACAGTATGCTCAGCTAGTTGAAGTTTCCGTAGATAAAGTTTCTGCAGACGAGGAAGCACTATATCACCGCAACTTTGCAGTATACAACCACTTAACCTAAGCTCAGTCAAAGTTTCGGACGAAAAGATAACATGTGGCAGAGTATACCTCTTACTACCCTGAAATCCAACATGGAGATCTATTTCTTTGATATCTTGCGAGACAGCGGACGCTAGCCAGTTGTCAACAAGCGGCGCATCGGTTAAGTCAAAGGAGGTCATATGTATACACAATTTATACATCTGCGAATTATTCGCAAGGTATCTAAGCAGAGAGTCGGATACATATTCTCTAAACATACTTTCCTTATCACTTCCATCTTCTGGTCCAAATCTTGCAGCAAACTTTACTTCATCAAAAACCAACATTGCATAGGAATACCACAACTCTCTCCATCGCTTTGAAAAACTACTGGTACGGATCGCATCCTTCGGGTTTCTTAGGAACGAAAGAATGTGATGGACGACATGATCAGGCAAATGCGAGATACGATCCACCGATTCAACACTATGTACCATTTCTTTTGTCACGGCACCCTCTTCGCCGGAGTTAGCATTATCTTCCATTTCGAGTTTCCTTTTCTTTCCAGGAGATGCATGAAGAGCCTCGTCACTAGAGACCATTTGAAAGGTCGGAACTTGACACTGTAATTAGGAAGAAAAAAAACGAAATTTTCTTAATCCCCACAAGATTCAAACTTTATAAACCAAACGAAACAGATAAAAAAATGGGATTAAGATTCAATTTGTTTCAGATTAATATAAACAGAAAATCACAAGAACCTAATTGTCAATAATCACAAGAACACAAATAAAGTGAAAGCAATAACTAGTTATCAGAATCAAGGGTTATGAATTCTGTGAAATGCAAGATATAACAAGAATTGAAATGGAAAATAAACGGTGCATACGAATTCATGAATTTAGGGTATTGGAAAAACAAAGAAATGGGTGAAATACCGAAGATTTGATGAAATTGAAGGGATTGATCGTTAAAGAAGAACATACCGATTAATTAAATGAGGGAAACGAAGGGAATAATTGAGATTGACGGTGAAAGAAGTCTTGATATGGAAGCTTAGTCTTTCAACGACGTTGACAATGAAAACCAGGAAAGCAAAATTGAAAATTGGGAATGAAGAAATGGAAATGAAAATAATGGGCTCTATATTTATGGATTGGGCCTTTTCATTGATTGCCTCCTACATGGGCCTTCTGAGAGATCCGCCgtgaaaaccccaaaatatccTTTTATTTCgcatatgcatcattaaatttaaatttttcaaaaaaagagtAACTTCATCCAAAGTCAtccttaaaaaaaattgaatccgAATATACATATCTAAAATAGTTTGGGTTACTTTACAAAACGCAAACAGTCACCCCCATTGTTTACAAGCGCGAAATTTTCTCTTCAAACATCAAAATTTCACTTCAATCCCATTTTTATCCAGTTCCATTCAAGCAAGCCAACTCTATAAGTTTCATTCAAGCACTCCTACATTCTTAAAGCTCATTTCAAGTTCTGCTCAAAGCTCCAAATATTTGTGAGTTTCCAATACTTTGTATCTCTACTGTTGTTTataaagctgtcaaaatgggccgaagcccatgggccggCCCATCAGGCTCGAAAATAGTTAAGGCTTGAGCCTTATTTTTCGAGCCCATTTACATCCGGGCCTTTTTAAGCccggccctaaaaagccctaaaaaataagggccggcccgtatgggccatgggtagcccgccagcccgaaaaaaattaaaactgTTAATATAACTAGAAATTATTCTTTCCTAATTTATAAAGGTATGCTTTAAACAATTtgcgtattatgtattttaatttatttttagtattataaaggtataaatatcaaacaaaagttgatggtttgacttaatttcaaactaaaaggttcctaatataattatgtagatagtatagaaaagacaccatgatatattctaattaaaaataaggttGAAAATTTTTTATGGTAGGATAGAGTTAgtacaaatcatatatatatatatataacaatttgctCTAAAATAATATCCTATCAATctaattataattgttataaaattttataacagtttgttgttatgattgttataaaattataattctcatgaatatttatatcttaaaatttgttgtaacaagttatttaattttgtgtgcaaaattaaatataatttctgATATATTTTGAATAGTTGAAATTAAGCTAAtatgttgttttacattttaattgtaaCTTATATATAAGTATTATTGCATGCAATTGTATGGTTATTagaaaaataaggagaaaatttgattttttagaaataggCCCATTTAGGGCCGaggcccatttagggccgggtagcccgcagTCCAGACAGGGCTGGGCCTGGGTAGTAAAAATGGAGCCCATTTAAAAATGGGCTTTTCGAGCCCGGCCCTGAAAAGCCCGAGGCCCGCATGggccggcccgtttagggccgggtagcccatttTGATAGCTCTAGTTGTTTAGGGTTCTTAGAATTTATATTAATGTGTAGGTTGATGTTGGTGATGTTCAATGTTAGtgtttagattaaaaaaaatggattttggaTGAGTCAGGGCAAGAAATTGAAGTTGAACATCAATGGTTGTTCGCATGTTATTTTAGAAATGCATATCTGAAATCCCCCTAAACCAGTTTTGGATATGCACTTCCAAAATATCCTtagagttgttttttttttttttaaattttcaaatcaGTTTCATACTCTTACCAATGGCTTTGTTTTTAGGTAAATGGTTGACAACCAGGCACCGAACAATCGACTTAGACAGGAAAGGCCAACCCATACAACCTCAGCTCGACGCAAGAGAGCCGCACAACAAGTCGTGACTCGAGGACGGGGTCGAGTTCGAGTCCAAGTACAATTGGATGAGGCGCCTACAGGATCCTCATCTGCACCGAGGAGTCAGTTGTCTCGGGCGTCTTCCTCTCGTGAGGTTAGTCGGGAGGAGGAAGAGGTAACTGAGGTTCACCCTGAGCACGCCGATGATGCCCAGAACGATGCTCAGGACGCACAGGATGGCAGATACCCGAAAGGGCCTTCAGACACGTCCGTATTGATATACTATCATGACCATGTCGCTCGACATATTTGGGACAGTGagattgttttttaatttaaacagtTTACTTACAAATAGTTGAATTTAAACGATTTATCTAGGATCAACAACAACTAACattcttgttttcttttttgttctGACAGGAACGGTTGCCCATAAAATCCATGAACCATTTGCAGAAAATATTTGAACTATTTAAACCACAGGATGAGTGGTTTGATGATGTTGTTACTGGATCCGGACTTGGCGGGTTATGTTGTACCAAATATGTTACCATAAGCCAAGGCATGCAGGGGACATTTTTCGaaaggtggcacaaggagacgccGTCTTTCCACTTTCCTGTTGGGGAGTTGAGGATCACATTGCACGATGTGGCTTGCCTACTCCACTAGCCCATCAGAGGGAGGTTATTGGACCATTTCCGAATACAGGGGGTTAAGGCCATCAAGTGGATGGTGGATTATCTGGGTATGAATCCGTACATGTTCGATTATGAGTGTAGGACGACGAATAGGGCACATGTTCGGTTCTCTACCCTGAAGGAGGTTAACgagcaccacttggtggcggcagTTGGGGCCGAGGATGAGGAGGATGTGGTTTTTGTTGAGTACCATCAAGCATATGCGTTGTAGTGTTGTTTCATGTTCTTGGTTGGCACGTCcctctttgtggacaaaagtTCAACCTACGCGGACGTGACATACCTCCAGTAATTTATTGATTTGTCTATGATTCATGAGTGGAACTAGGGGGCCAACATTCTGGTATACCTCTACCAGAAGTTGTATGAAACATACCAATGGAGGACCAGACAATTGATTGACTCTTGTACACTCCTCACAgtacatttctttttaattatatcacATTTAAACTATTATTTGTTAACGTGTGCTAACATATTATcatatttgtgtttcagagctggatcatctcttacttccacCACATTCATGGCTATGATCCTGATCCCTTATACACTGACGCCACACCCAGGGCTGCACGATACGTCCTCCAAATGGGGGATCAGAAAGTGGTGCCATATCGAGAATACCTCAACCGCACTGCTCACGATGACATCAACTAGACGCCCTTCAGTGATTATGGTGATGTTGTCCCATTCGACCGCATCTCATAAAATTCCGGATGGTTGGTATGTGGGACTAACACCATGGTCAGATATCCGTCGGAGCGGTGCATGCGACAGTTTGGATGTGTGTAGATGATATCGAGATCGCCATTTGAGGTTGCTTCCGACACCGTTACCCGTCGAGAGCTCACTTCTATCTTTGAGGATTGGGCACATCATTTAGTCTTAGAGGAGTATCGGAGATGCGGGCCACCCAGAGTTGACACTGTGTAAATTTGTATGTGACATGGTTTTTCCAGGTGTCACATCCTATCATGACACCCGATGCTCCTGAGCGTCCACCTAGGCCATCGCACGAGGAGGTCTTAGAGAACCAGCGGGCCGAGGAcgaccatgccactgatctcctGCAGATATGTCAGCTGATACAGTTGATTGGGTAGGAGGCATTGGACAGAGGGATCATTAAGGAGGGCGGTCTAGAGGCGATTTCTATAGTGCAGAGGATGGTTAGTGAGGCGTCTGGTGCAGTGACATATAGGCGGCATAGGAGGTCGTCGGGAGTTCGCATTAAGCATACTCAATAGTAGTAGTAGCCTATGTTTTATTTATGACTTTTTTCCGGTGTTGTAATATTTCGACATTTTGCACTTATTCGAACAACTATTTCTATATTATGATATCGATATTTTATTCTAGTCTACGTATTTTTTATTTCCATTATATTTTGTCGGATAATAAGAGATATTAATTTTAGTTGCTCCGATTGTGACaatgtaattttgttgtttttaaaaaatgaagGACTCAAAGCacatttcagatatgcatatccgaaactggTGCATggtattttcggatatgcatatccgaaatatttaaAAGTGTAAGAAGGGTTTCTTCGAATATACATATCCGAATAACATTTTAGGATTTTTAGGGGTGTTTTTTATCCTATATGGGTGCAATGAGAAATTCACTTTCAATTAAAGAGAAATTCTCATTCCAATCATATACGTTCTTAAGAACCTTTGGCGAAATTCCTATTTTGCCcccagaattcggagatgcatcttcgaatgcaccaaatttataatttttggtgttttcgaatatgcatatccaaaataactcaatatttattaaaaaaattaaaatcaaggtgaatcaatacaattaatagtataattaattgtattaatcaaaatatatattattataatcaagatataataataatattaacctattaaatatttaaatcaatacattatttttatataaaataaaaattataatataataggaGAATATTTTTCACatgataatttcattaattataatgTTGTAATCATTTAAAAAgtaattacttttataatttaaaaaaattgtgacaaaaaaattattacaaaattaaaattttatttaatttctttatttcttAATTTCTTTTAAGTTTTTTCAGATATATAGTTTTTTCGGATATGAATATTCGAAAAAACCTCTCACATTTTAAATATaacatctaaataaaaaaaacatttaaagaggtgttttcggatatgcatatctgaaacatCTTAAAATGTGAAAATGGTGTCTTTTGATATGAATATCCGaatgatatttttggatttttaaagaaatattttttatactATATGGATGTAATGAGAAATTCTCCCAATTAAAATGTCTCTCTCATTATTTATTCTATCTTAATTTGATATTTGgcttaaaaaaaatcatgaaatagtaaaacacaaaaaattgatagtgtatttaaaaaaaaaaaatgggtATAGTTTTTTTATTGAGACACGTTAAATATTGGTATGAGAATGTTGAGATTCAGACAAACTATTCTAATGCCCAGATCGATCCATCTATCATTCCAAGCATCCACAGCTTCTCCATCACCCACATACCAGAAACAATTATCTTCAATATTAGGCCAGATTTTGAATCAGTTGGTTTCATGCCTATGCTTTGCCTGTCATTATTGCGACCATATTTTCCTCACACCACTTCAGACCACAAATCGCCATTGCCATTCTGAAGTTTCTATCCAAGCTTTGAAAGACAAGCTTTATTCATGATCTCAAACTTCCTCAATCCTAATCCACCTTCTTCTTTAGGACTAGTGATAGTGCTCAATTTGACTGCATGATATTTCctgttattttcatttttttccccAAATAAATCTCTTTTGAAGCTTGAGGATTTCATCTATGCAAGCCTTAGGAATTATGGTTGTCATCATTGAGTAGACGGGAAGAGCTTCTATAACAATCTTGGCAAGGGTGACTCTTCCTGCAAAAGCAAGTTGACTTCCCTTTCCACGTCACAAGCTTTATGTTCACTTGTTCAATGATGTACTGATAGTCCTCTTTCTTAGGCGCCTTTCCAATTAATGGAACTCCTAAATATTTCCCTAGGGAAGATGTTTCTCCAAATCCCGACAGTTGCACAAGCTTATTTCGCTTACAACGACTCACATTCTTAGAAAAATATATTCTAGTTTTCTCTTGACTGACTTGTTGTCCTGACATGCTACAAAACTTAACTTTTTTAGAATGTTCGTCACACAACTCATTTGCCTTGTCACTGTCTCACCGAATAGTAGGAGATCGTCCGCAAACATGAGGTGAGACACTACAGGCCCTTGTTTACCAGCTTTAATTTTCTTTCAATCGCCCTAAAATATAGGGAGAGATGAGATTTCCTTGCCGAATACCCCCTacaaggacgaaaatattctgGAGAGATAATGTTTTTACTTTTTAGTAATGGACAATAACATATGACCTGTGTTACCAAAAAGATAAATGTTTTAAATCGTAAAAACTATTCCTATTAAAGTAGGTAGCATTGTGTGCAGGGTGAATTAAGGTAAGCTTGTTGTAAAGGTGGATCAATGAAAACATGTCAAAATAAAGTTGGACTACAAGAATAGGCAGTGTATAAATGGTTCTGTTTTCCTAGACCATGTTTGATTATGTTCATAGCACCTGAAGAttgaaaatagaaaaattaaacttTAAAGTTATACAAATAGTAGTCAATAAACTTTCTTAATTCTCGTGATTTCATCAATCAAATATTACCTATGTGAAAATAGAGACAGATTATTTTGCAAGTTGTCAAAGGCATAATGACAATAGAATTTGGTTTAAATGACAATTGCAGGATCAATTTTATTAACAGACAAACTAATCAAGATTCTAACACAGAGGGCTATGGAGTTTTTATCATGATATAAATGGCAGATTCATTTACAACAAATGTGTCCAACCATTATACGATCTTTTTAATACATTTTTCTATAACTCGTCGTGATATTTCCCCTCTACTACTAGCATCTCATGATGAAGTTTGTCGAGATATTTCGCAGCTAATGAGGCATGAAGCGCAGCGCCATAAGGAAGTGCGTCTTCGTTGACTTTGTAATAGGGTGAGTGTACCCCCGGGAGACGTTCAGCTGAGACATCTTCCATTCCGAGGAGGAAGAAGTATCCAGGCAAGGCCTCTTGATAGAATGCAAAGTCTTCTGATCCCGTCATCTGTTCCATGCCTTTAACTTTATTCATGCCAATCAGACTCCCAGCGACACTTTGAAAATAGTCATGCAAGTCGCCATTGTTTACAGTTGGAGGGATGAGAGGCTTCTTTTCTTCCAAGAAGCTGACTGTTGCATTGCATCTCTGCACAGCAGCTTGTCCGCTGATAACCTACATAAACAAAACAACCTTAGCACCTAATAGGATCGCATCAGTGTTTTTATTTAAAGCACAAAATGAATCTATTGATATTCGTAATAGACCTGTTCAATGCGGTGTTTCAGTTGCGTGAAGCTTTCTCTTGAAAAAGCTCGGAAAGTACCACCAATTGTGACAGAATCTGGAATAACATTGAATGCACCACCTCCTTGAAACATTCCTACTGTCACAACCTGTGAGGATAACCTTTATGTTAGGAATGCACAGTCATAGATGCCTCAGGTTTTCATCATATTCAAAAATCATTGTAAACCAATAATGTTAGACCACGTCAAAGTTTGACGTGGTCAAAGTAGAAGTCGCAAAAGAACGAAGTAAACAAATTTCTAATTAGCGGTTCCAAGCGAGAGCAGTAAATGAAATAAGAAGTTTACCTGGGAGTCGAGGGGATCAACCTCTCGGGAAACGATATGCTGTAAACTAACAATCACATTGGAAGCTGCCAATATGGGATCTATAGAATGTTGAGGAAGGGCTGCATGGCCTCCCCTGCCGCTTATTATTGCTTCAAATAGGCCACATCCTGCTGACATAGGACCAGACTTAGAAGCTACTTCACCTAGAGGTATGCCTGGAACGATATGCAATCCAAATATGGCAGAGACATTTTGTAAGACTCCAGCATCTACAATTTTCTTAGCCCCAGCACCACCTTCTTCTGCTGGTTGAAAAACAAGAACAACAGTTCCCTGTACAAAATAAGGAATAATATCACAATTCTATAAACGGACGAAAACAGCAGAACAAGATAATATACAATGGCCAAGTCATCTTGATTATGTATTTGCTACAACTACAACAATAATTGATGCATTAAGTTATGTTTCAAAGATTTAAGTGGCATACCATATATGATAGCTAAGATGACTGCAACATATACAGTTGGCATAATGGACACTCAAAATTTGGCATCAGTTTGCCAATATGCAAATGTCAGAAACAGAATTCATGTGTGACTATATGCATGATCGAATTAAGAACACAAACATCTTAAATAGAAAAAGCGCATAACCTACATATTGGAGTGTTTTAAAGGATCAAGTTTCGCTACAGTCCGGATGTCCATAAAATACATTTGGTTGTTGTCAGATCAAGATCGGATGGTCCCAAGTTCAAGCTCAGAAATTTggattttcaatttatttttacttaatttggaAATCCATTTTGTACTTTactttctattttcattttttctataCTTGTAAACTGCAAAGTaactgaaaatagaaaataaaaacaagataaATTTTTTCTAATTGCTAATGTAAACTGAAAATGAAGATAGAAAATTTTATCCTGAAACCATACTTGTAAATCTTTTTCATGCTGTTTTAGGATCTTTGCAGCGCCAAGAAGCATAGCAACATGAGCATCATGACCACATGCATGCATCTTTCCACCTACTTTACTCTTGTGCTCCCATTCAACCAATTCCTAatgttaacaacaacaacaacaaaaaaaaaaaaaacatcaataaaatatatatgtaacagtttccaaaaatagaaaaataggaTTGAACATgggaaaatttttttttttttttcatttgtcaTCAAACCCAGATAAAATCcatgataaaaaattgaaaagcaaaaaattgagaaaagaataaaaaaatgtagACCTGCATAAGAAGAGCATCCATGTCAGCTCTGAGAGCAACAAAAGGAGGGAGACCAGTTCCTATGTAACCAACAACACCTGTTACTGCTACTGGATGTTTATATGAAATACCCAATTCATCCAACTTTGCTCTTATAAGCTTACTGGTTTCAAATTCCTCATAACCTAGTTCAGGATTCTCATGAAGCTTCCTCCTGATGTCCACCATCCAATCAAAAACTTGAGGTTCCTTAGCTAAATCCAGAAAGTTTGGGATTGCATTTGAAGTGGAGGAGATGGGTTTTACATATAAAAGGCAACTGAATATTGTGATGAACAAGTTGATCCATTTGATGGAACCCATGAATAAATGGTGAAGTTAAtggaaaggaaagaaaagaagttAAATGGAACTGCAAATTATCACAGCTCAGtagatgtgtgtgtgtgtatatatggaCCAAGTTTGGGTGACTTTGAACCTCTATAACTTtgaacctatatatatatatatatatatatatatatatatatatatatatatatatatataaaaataaaaaaaatttgttaacaaattcaaaatttttgtaaaaatCAATACACAATTttacaataaattttttatatttagcttctatttttcaataaaatataatatagatTAAATGCAttcttatgtttttttatttttattttgaatatttataaCGTTTTGCTGCTTGTCAGGGCCGGTCCCGACTATTTAAAGGTCCAGGACAaatagaaaatttatttttatgataaaaaataataaattaaaacacaaatgataatgaatttgtttttctcataaaaatttgataataaataagttaattatatcataaatttttaaatattaaattataatatcTAAATAATatctaaattttatattaaaataaattaaaattataaaagctTTAATAAGtaactattaaaaataaaatttaattaaaaatctcaaCTTTTATTGattgtataaaaaaaaagtttataattaaaatttgagaaaAGTTATTGGTCACATGTATTTAGACATTACCTCTTAATGAAACTAGTTCTATGGCCCGTGCGTTGCCCGGGTTTGATTAGAATTTTGatcttaataatttatatatataaattatatcatATAGTTAaacgtatttttaaattatattaaatataaacaaaatttaaaatatatgagaatttctaataatttatatatatatatatatatatatatatatatatatatatatataatttcaattGAGAAAAGGGgatatacactgacagtgtaaaatatttttacactgtcaaccaatcacaaccatgtatccaattaaagcataattttaattaaaaaaaaattaatataacatggcaagtgtaagaattttgattggatgtatgtgtaaagtttgtttacactgtcagtgcactacctttaaactcattTCAATTATGTTctataaatttgaaaaatttcacatatttacgtgaataatgcaatattataaaaagtgttatattaaattatttgtaGATAAATATTTATGATTAATCATTAAATTCATAATACATATAAGAGTATATCAATCTAAATTTCAGTTATTCTTTTAGTATTATTCTATAACTTATAAAACCTAAGATTTTTTTATTCAATGTCATGtccaaaaaaagttttaaatagtatattctatacatattttttaaaaataaatcatattatatcttatcatattgatttttatttggtgttcctATATTAATCAAGTAACTTCAtccatatttttatgatttttttgtttgtttattatagTGGAAGAGATATGTTCTTACTTGGTTAATGGATTGtttattaatactattatttattataggtTAACCATctgaataaattaattattttcactttaatattaaaattaaagaaaaataattttgtaaattaaaataaaattttaaagagtttttttaaattttataggcATTAATGATTTTAAAACTTATTAATTTCAGTTATTAATTTTTTAGTGAAGTTttcttagtttttttattaaatagtgatattttgattcttaaatatacttttatgataaaaaaaatgtagATTAGTCCTCA is part of the Vicia villosa cultivar HV-30 ecotype Madison, WI linkage group LG2, Vvil1.0, whole genome shotgun sequence genome and encodes:
- the LOC131654180 gene encoding IAA-amino acid hydrolase ILR1-like 4, with product MGSIKWINLFITIFSCLLYVKPISSTSNAIPNFLDLAKEPQVFDWMVDIRRKLHENPELGYEEFETSKLIRAKLDELGISYKHPVAVTGVVGYIGTGLPPFVALRADMDALLMQELVEWEHKSKVGGKMHACGHDAHVAMLLGAAKILKQHEKDLQGTVVLVFQPAEEGGAGAKKIVDAGVLQNVSAIFGLHIVPGIPLGEVASKSGPMSAGCGLFEAIISGRGGHAALPQHSIDPILAASNVIVSLQHIVSREVDPLDSQVVTVGMFQGGGAFNVIPDSVTIGGTFRAFSRESFTQLKHRIEQVISGQAAVQRCNATVSFLEEKKPLIPPTVNNGDLHDYFQSVAGSLIGMNKVKGMEQMTGSEDFAFYQEALPGYFFLLGMEDVSAERLPGVHSPYYKVNEDALPYGAALHASLAAKYLDKLHHEMLVVEGKYHDEL